A window from Candidatus Arthromitus sp. SFB-rat-Yit encodes these proteins:
- the rplE gene encoding 50S ribosomal protein L5, which translates to MLSRLKEKYINEVTKKLIERFKYTNLMQVPKIEKVVLNIGVGEAKDNSKILEAVVNDMRLISGQKPVICKAKKSISNFKLRENMPIGCKVTLRRNRMYDFIDKLFNVALPRVRDFRGISEKSFDGRGNYTLGLKEHLIFPEIEYDKIDKIRGLEVVFVTTAKTDEEARELLRYLGMPFMS; encoded by the coding sequence ATTTTGTCAAGGCTTAAAGAAAAATATATTAATGAAGTTACTAAAAAACTAATAGAACGATTTAAATATACTAATTTAATGCAGGTTCCTAAAATAGAAAAAGTTGTTCTTAATATTGGGGTTGGGGAAGCTAAAGATAACTCAAAAATATTAGAAGCAGTTGTTAATGATATGAGATTGATTTCTGGACAAAAACCAGTTATATGTAAAGCTAAGAAATCCATATCAAACTTTAAACTTAGAGAGAATATGCCTATTGGATGCAAGGTTACTTTAAGAAGAAATAGAATGTATGATTTTATAGATAAATTATTTAACGTAGCTTTACCAAGGGTTAGAGATTTCAGAGGTATATCTGAAAAGAGTTTTGATGGTAGAGGAAATTACACTTTAGGGTTAAAAGAACATTTGATATTCCCAGAAATTGAGTATGATAAAATAGATAAGATTAGAGGACTTGAAGTAGTATTTGTTACAACAGCGAAAACTGATGAAGAAGCTAGAGAACTGTTAAGATATTTGGGAATGCCATTTATGAGTTGA
- the rplX gene encoding 50S ribosomal protein L24: MHVRKNDTVYIVSGKDKDKIGEVLKVNPDKNTVIVGGINIVTKHVKPNKQNMQGGIIRVEAPINASKVMLYCTSCKKSTRIKYKFADDGTKVRICRHCERTM; this comes from the coding sequence ATGCATGTTAGAAAAAATGATACAGTTTATATTGTTTCAGGAAAAGATAAAGACAAGATAGGTGAGGTTCTTAAAGTAAATCCTGATAAGAACACGGTTATTGTAGGTGGAATAAATATAGTAACTAAGCATGTAAAACCTAATAAACAAAATATGCAGGGGGGAATAATAAGAGTTGAAGCTCCTATAAATGCATCTAAAGTTATGTTATATTGCACTAGCTGTAAAAAATCTACAAGAATAAAATATAAATTTGCAGATGATGGTACAAAAGTAAGAATTTGCAGGCATTGTGAACGAACAATGTGA
- the rplN gene encoding 50S ribosomal protein L14 — protein sequence MIQELSRLKVADNTGAKEVMCIRVLGGSRRKSGNIGDVIVASVKNASPGGVVKKGDVVKAIIVRTVKGVLRSDGSYVRFDDNAVVILKDDGQPRGTRIFGPVARELRDKDCMKILSLAPEVL from the coding sequence ATGATACAAGAATTAAGTAGGTTAAAAGTTGCTGATAATACAGGAGCTAAAGAAGTAATGTGCATAAGGGTTTTAGGTGGATCACGTAGAAAAAGCGGCAATATAGGAGATGTTATCGTAGCGAGCGTAAAAAATGCATCACCAGGCGGTGTTGTAAAAAAAGGTGATGTTGTTAAGGCTATAATAGTTAGAACTGTTAAAGGGGTTTTGCGCTCAGATGGTTCTTATGTTAGATTTGATGATAATGCTGTTGTGATTTTGAAAGATGATGGTCAACCAAGAGGAACTAGAATTTTTGGACCTGTTGCTAGGGAATTAAGAGATAAAGATTGTATGAAAATACTTTCGTTAGCTCCTGAAGTTTTATAG
- the rpsQ gene encoding 30S ribosomal protein S17: MERNSRKVKVGVVVSDKMQKTIVVAVEGKKKHPLYGKVLKITNKFKAHDENNEAKINDKVLIMETRPLSKDKRWRLVEILERAK, from the coding sequence GTGGAAAGAAATTCAAGAAAGGTTAAAGTAGGTGTAGTTGTATCTGATAAGATGCAGAAAACCATAGTTGTTGCGGTAGAAGGCAAAAAGAAACATCCATTATATGGTAAAGTTCTTAAAATTACTAATAAATTTAAGGCACATGATGAAAATAATGAAGCAAAAATTAATGACAAGGTATTAATTATGGAAACAAGACCCTTATCAAAAGATAAGAGATGGAGGTTAGTAGAAATATTGGAAAGAGCTAAATAA
- the rpmC gene encoding 50S ribosomal protein L29 translates to MKISELKELRLLDISEMNAKLIEFKSELFNLRFQLAVGQLANPMRIREVKKSIAQIKTAIKEHEIMKLK, encoded by the coding sequence ATGAAGATAAGTGAACTTAAAGAATTGAGATTATTAGATATTAGTGAAATGAATGCTAAGTTAATTGAATTTAAATCAGAACTTTTTAATTTGCGTTTTCAATTAGCTGTTGGCCAATTAGCTAACCCTATGAGAATTAGAGAGGTTAAAAAATCAATTGCTCAAATTAAAACAGCTATAAAAGAGCATGAGATAATGAAATTAAAATAA
- the rplP gene encoding 50S ribosomal protein L16 yields MLMPKRVKYRRVQKGRMRGVSKAGTMIVYGDYALVATSTSWITANQIESARVAINRYIKRGGKLHIKIFPHKSVTKKPAEVRMGSGKGAPEYFVAVVKPGRILFELSGVSEELAKEAMRLASHKLPVKTKFLTRKDFERVGGE; encoded by the coding sequence ATGTTAATGCCTAAAAGAGTTAAATACCGTAGAGTACAAAAGGGTAGAATGAGAGGCGTATCAAAAGCAGGAACTATGATAGTTTATGGAGATTATGCTTTAGTTGCTACAAGTACTTCTTGGATAACTGCTAATCAAATTGAGTCTGCAAGGGTTGCAATAAACAGATATATAAAAAGAGGTGGGAAATTACATATAAAGATATTTCCACATAAATCAGTTACTAAAAAACCAGCTGAGGTTCGTATGGGATCTGGTAAAGGTGCGCCAGAATATTTTGTTGCTGTTGTTAAACCAGGAAGAATTTTGTTTGAATTATCAGGTGTTTCAGAAGAGTTAGCAAAAGAAGCTATGAGATTAGCATCACATAAGTTGCCTGTAAAAACTAAGTTTTTAACTAGGAAAGATTTTGAAAGAGTTGGTGGTGAATAG
- the rpsC gene encoding 30S ribosomal protein S3, producing the protein MGQKVNPHGLRVGVIKDWSSKWYADKKDFSKFLFEDFQIRKVIKKKYYSAGISRIEVERSVKKIKINIYTAKPGVIIGKGGTGIEIVKAEIQKINMSNNSIIINIVEVKTYDTDAQLVAENIALQLERRVSFRRAMKQAMQRTMKMKVLGIKTAVSGRLGGADIARTEHYHEGTIPLQTLRADIDYGFAEANTTYGKLGVKVWIYKGEILTKKTLNNDQKK; encoded by the coding sequence ATGGGTCAAAAGGTTAATCCGCATGGTTTAAGAGTGGGAGTAATTAAAGATTGGTCTTCCAAATGGTATGCGGATAAAAAAGATTTTTCTAAATTCTTATTTGAAGATTTTCAAATAAGAAAAGTAATTAAGAAGAAATATTATTCTGCTGGGATATCTAGGATAGAAGTTGAGAGAAGTGTAAAAAAAATAAAAATAAATATATATACAGCGAAACCTGGAGTTATTATAGGGAAAGGTGGAACTGGAATTGAGATTGTTAAGGCAGAAATTCAAAAAATAAATATGAGCAATAATTCTATTATAATAAATATAGTTGAAGTTAAAACATATGATACAGATGCACAGTTAGTTGCTGAGAATATAGCTTTACAATTAGAGAGAAGGGTATCATTTAGGAGAGCTATGAAACAAGCGATGCAGAGAACTATGAAAATGAAAGTTTTAGGAATAAAAACAGCTGTTTCTGGAAGATTAGGTGGAGCTGATATTGCTAGAACTGAGCATTATCATGAAGGAACAATACCTTTACAAACTTTAAGAGCCGATATAGATTATGGATTTGCTGAGGCAAATACTACTTACGGTAAACTTGGTGTTAAGGTTTGGATATATAAAGGGGAAATTCTAACTAAAAAAACTTTGAATAACGATCAAAAAAAATAG
- the rplV gene encoding 50S ribosomal protein L22, whose product MVAKAIAKYVRMSPMKVNVVLKLIRGKSIKEALSILSCTNRRASSIVEKVLKSAVSNAENNNGMDQNSLIVKSAYATNAPILKRFQPRAQGRAFRINKRTSHITIIVG is encoded by the coding sequence ATGGTTGCGAAGGCTATAGCTAAATATGTAAGAATGTCTCCTATGAAAGTAAATGTTGTACTGAAGTTAATAAGAGGAAAATCTATTAAAGAAGCACTTTCGATATTGTCATGTACAAATAGAAGGGCATCGTCTATTGTAGAAAAGGTTTTAAAGTCAGCGGTTTCAAATGCAGAAAATAATAATGGCATGGATCAAAATTCATTAATTGTTAAAAGTGCTTATGCTACTAATGCCCCTATATTAAAAAGGTTTCAACCAAGGGCTCAAGGTAGAGCTTTTAGAATTAATAAAAGAACTAGTCATATTACTATAATAGTTGGATAA
- the rpsS gene encoding 30S ribosomal protein S19 — protein sequence MGRSAKKGPFVQKVLLDRIIIMNKNSEKKVIKTWSRSSTIFPEMIGHTIAVHDGRKHVPVYVTEDMVGHKLGEFALTRTYKGHVDQKTSRIR from the coding sequence TTGGGAAGATCTGCTAAAAAGGGTCCTTTTGTTCAGAAAGTTCTTTTAGATAGAATTATTATTATGAATAAAAACAGTGAAAAAAAAGTAATAAAGACATGGTCTAGAAGTTCTACGATATTTCCAGAAATGATAGGCCATACAATTGCTGTTCATGATGGAAGAAAACATGTACCAGTTTATGTTACTGAGGATATGGTTGGACATAAATTAGGTGAATTCGCATTGACGAGAACTTATAAAGGGCATGTTGACCAGAAAACATCAAGAATTAGATAA
- the rplB gene encoding 50S ribosomal protein L2, whose translation MGVKKLNPTTASRRNMTINSYEEITTSKPEKSLVYGLKKSGGRNAQGKITVRHKGGGNKRKYRMIDFKRNKDNIAGVVKTIEYDPNRSTFISLITYLDGEKRYILTPNGLKVGDRVFSGLDADIKPGNCLPLSSIPVGTMIHNIELKKGKGGQIVRSAGLSAQLMAKEGNYATLRLPSGEMRYVRIECRATIGILSNESHSIISIGKAGRNRHKGIRPTVRGSVMNPCDHPHGGGEGRSPIGRPSPVSPWGMPTLGYKTRKNKKYSDSLIVRKRK comes from the coding sequence TTGGGAGTAAAGAAGTTAAATCCAACAACAGCTTCTCGTAGAAATATGACTATAAATTCTTACGAAGAAATAACTACTAGTAAACCAGAAAAATCATTAGTTTATGGATTGAAAAAAAGTGGTGGAAGAAATGCTCAAGGTAAGATAACAGTTAGACATAAAGGTGGTGGAAACAAAAGAAAGTACAGAATGATTGACTTTAAAAGAAATAAAGACAATATAGCTGGAGTAGTTAAAACTATTGAATATGATCCAAATAGGTCAACATTTATATCTTTAATAACTTATTTAGATGGTGAAAAAAGATATATATTAACTCCAAATGGATTAAAGGTTGGAGACAGAGTATTTTCTGGGTTAGATGCAGATATTAAACCAGGGAATTGTTTACCATTAAGCAGTATACCAGTTGGTACAATGATTCATAATATTGAGCTTAAAAAAGGGAAAGGCGGTCAGATAGTTAGATCAGCAGGATTATCTGCTCAATTAATGGCAAAAGAAGGGAATTATGCAACACTTAGATTGCCAAGTGGTGAGATGAGATATGTAAGAATAGAATGTAGAGCTACTATAGGTATTTTGTCTAATGAATCTCATTCAATAATAAGCATTGGTAAGGCAGGAAGAAATAGACACAAAGGTATAAGACCTACAGTTAGAGGATCTGTTATGAATCCTTGCGACCATCCACATGGGGGAGGAGAGGGAAGAAGTCCTATTGGAAGACCATCGCCTGTATCACCTTGGGGAATGCCTACGCTTGGATATAAAACTAGAAAAAATAAGAAATATTCTGATAGCTTAATAGTAAGAAAAAGAAAATAA
- the rplW gene encoding 50S ribosomal protein L23, whose protein sequence is MKLTDYDIIIRPVITEKSMSIMSEGKYTFVVHKKANKIQIRNAVENVFGVKVSRVFTMNYCGKKKRVRFNLGKRSDFKKAIVQLTSDSAGIEFFNSMNSME, encoded by the coding sequence TTGAAATTAACAGATTATGATATAATTATAAGACCTGTGATAACAGAAAAAAGTATGTCTATTATGTCTGAAGGAAAGTATACATTTGTGGTACATAAAAAGGCTAATAAGATACAAATAAGGAATGCAGTAGAAAATGTATTTGGTGTTAAAGTAAGTAGAGTTTTTACAATGAATTATTGTGGAAAAAAGAAGAGAGTAAGATTTAATTTAGGTAAGAGATCTGATTTTAAAAAAGCTATAGTTCAGCTTACATCAGATAGCGCTGGAATAGAGTTTTTTAATTCAATGAATTCTATGGAGTAA
- the rplD gene encoding 50S ribosomal protein L4, with protein MSKVEVYNICGEKVGELELLKEVFDVEIKKYAVHQVVVAQLANKRQGTHSAKTRSEVSGGGKKPWRQKGTGRARQGSIRAPQWIHGGVVFAPKPRDYRMSISKTLRRAAITSVLTSKLKEKNLLVLNEISFDFPKTKEMVKIMNNLKIDSNMLLVTETSDKNVYRSGTNLQSVKVLPVNNINVYDLLKYDKLVITQGALKKLEEVYSN; from the coding sequence ATGTCTAAAGTAGAGGTATATAATATTTGTGGAGAAAAAGTTGGAGAATTAGAACTTCTAAAAGAAGTGTTTGATGTGGAAATAAAAAAATATGCTGTACATCAAGTTGTTGTTGCTCAGTTGGCAAATAAAAGGCAAGGAACTCATTCGGCAAAAACAAGATCTGAGGTTTCTGGTGGGGGTAAAAAGCCTTGGAGACAAAAAGGTACAGGTAGAGCTAGACAGGGATCTATAAGAGCACCTCAATGGATTCATGGTGGTGTTGTTTTTGCACCTAAACCAAGGGATTATAGAATGAGTATTTCAAAAACTTTAAGGAGAGCAGCTATTACTTCTGTATTAACTAGTAAGCTTAAAGAAAAAAATTTATTAGTTCTAAATGAAATATCATTTGATTTTCCTAAGACTAAAGAAATGGTTAAGATCATGAATAATTTAAAGATAGACAGTAATATGTTATTGGTTACTGAAACTTCTGATAAAAATGTTTATAGATCGGGCACTAATTTACAAAGCGTAAAAGTACTTCCTGTAAATAATATAAATGTTTATGATTTGTTAAAGTATGATAAGCTTGTTATAACTCAAGGAGCACTTAAAAAACTTGAGGAGGTGTATTCGAATTGA
- the rplC gene encoding 50S ribosomal protein L3, translating into MKKAIFGQKIGMTQIFIEDGNMIPVTVVLVEPNIVVQIKTKEKEGYDAIQVGYGTTRDKLVNNPIKGHFKKAGIEIKRYLKELRLEDCSSYEIGNELSVDLFSVGEKVDVIGKSKGKGFQGTIKRWNGHRGPMSHGSKFHRSVGSMGASSDPSRTFKNKKMPGRMGGKKCTIQNLEIAQVIKEKNIILIKGCIPGPNRSIVQIRDCIKA; encoded by the coding sequence ATGAAAAAGGCGATTTTTGGACAAAAAATTGGAATGACGCAAATTTTTATAGAAGATGGTAATATGATTCCGGTTACTGTTGTTTTGGTTGAGCCTAATATTGTGGTTCAGATTAAGACAAAAGAAAAAGAGGGATATGATGCCATACAGGTTGGATATGGAACTACAAGAGATAAACTTGTTAATAATCCTATAAAAGGACACTTTAAAAAAGCAGGAATTGAAATAAAAAGATATTTAAAAGAACTTAGATTAGAGGATTGTTCTTCTTATGAAATTGGAAATGAACTCAGTGTTGACTTGTTTTCAGTTGGAGAAAAAGTTGATGTTATAGGAAAATCTAAAGGAAAAGGTTTTCAAGGTACTATAAAGAGGTGGAATGGACATAGAGGACCAATGTCACATGGTTCTAAGTTTCATAGATCGGTGGGTTCTATGGGTGCGTCATCTGATCCTTCAAGAACATTTAAAAATAAGAAGATGCCAGGTAGAATGGGTGGTAAAAAATGTACAATCCAAAATCTTGAAATTGCACAAGTGATTAAGGAAAAAAATATTATATTAATTAAAGGTTGTATACCTGGACCTAATAGATCAATTGTGCAAATCAGGGATTGTATAAAAGCATAG
- the rpsJ gene encoding 30S ribosomal protein S10, with protein MSLKQKIRIKLKAFDHVMLDNTVLKIIEVANSTGAKVCGPIPLPTKIEKVTILRSPHKYKDSREQFEIRTHKRLLDIVDLTPKTIDILMRLDVPTGVDLELKL; from the coding sequence ATGAGTTTAAAACAGAAAATTAGAATAAAATTAAAAGCATTTGATCATGTTATGCTTGACAATACTGTTCTTAAAATAATTGAGGTAGCAAATAGTACTGGAGCTAAGGTATGTGGACCAATACCATTACCAACAAAAATAGAAAAGGTTACTATATTGAGATCTCCACATAAGTATAAAGACTCAAGGGAACAGTTTGAAATAAGAACACATAAAAGATTACTTGATATAGTTGATCTTACACCTAAAACTATTGATATTTTGATGAGATTAGACGTACCGACGGGTGTTGATTTAGAATTAAAGTTATAA
- the tuf gene encoding elongation factor Tu produces MSKAKFERNKPHVNIGTIGHVDHGKTTLTAAITTVLANKGYAEAFKYDEIDKAPEEKERGITINTAHVEYETDGRHYAHVDCPGHADYVKNMITGAAQMDGAILVVSAADGPMPQTREHILLASRVGVDYIVVFLNKADMVDDEELLELVEMEVRDLLNEYKFPGDDTPIIKGSALRALENPTDSEATACIMELMDAVDSYIPTPERATDKPFLMPVEDVFTITGRGTVATGRVETGILKVQEEVEIIGLKEEKSKTVITGIEMFRKLLDEAQAGDNIGALLRGIQRSDIERGQVLAKPGTVNPHTNFIGQVYVLKKEEGGRHKPFFDGYRPQFYFRTTDVTGNIKLPEGKEMVMPGDHIDMEVELITPIAMDEGLRFAIREGGRTVGSGVVSKINK; encoded by the coding sequence ATGTCAAAAGCTAAATTTGAGAGGAATAAACCACATGTTAATATAGGTACTATAGGACATGTTGACCATGGGAAGACTACATTGACAGCAGCTATTACAACAGTTTTAGCAAATAAAGGGTATGCAGAAGCGTTTAAATATGATGAAATAGATAAAGCGCCTGAAGAAAAAGAGAGAGGAATAACAATAAATACAGCACACGTTGAGTATGAAACAGATGGAAGACATTATGCGCATGTTGACTGTCCTGGACACGCTGATTACGTTAAGAACATGATAACAGGAGCAGCGCAAATGGATGGAGCTATATTGGTTGTATCTGCAGCTGATGGACCTATGCCACAAACTAGAGAGCACATATTATTAGCTTCTAGGGTAGGAGTTGATTATATAGTTGTATTTTTGAATAAAGCAGACATGGTTGATGACGAAGAGTTATTAGAATTAGTAGAGATGGAAGTAAGAGATTTATTAAACGAGTATAAATTCCCAGGAGATGACACACCGATTATAAAGGGATCAGCGTTGAGAGCTTTGGAGAATCCTACTGACTCTGAAGCTACGGCTTGTATAATGGAATTAATGGATGCGGTGGACAGTTATATTCCTACACCTGAGAGAGCTACAGATAAGCCGTTTTTGATGCCAGTTGAGGATGTATTTACTATAACAGGAAGAGGAACAGTAGCAACAGGAAGAGTAGAAACAGGAATATTAAAAGTACAAGAAGAGGTAGAAATAATTGGATTAAAAGAAGAGAAGAGCAAGACAGTAATTACTGGTATAGAAATGTTTAGGAAATTATTAGATGAAGCACAGGCAGGAGATAATATAGGAGCCTTATTAAGGGGTATTCAGAGATCTGATATAGAAAGAGGTCAGGTATTAGCGAAACCTGGAACAGTGAACCCACATACTAATTTCATAGGGCAGGTGTATGTTCTTAAGAAAGAAGAAGGTGGGAGACATAAGCCTTTCTTTGATGGATATAGACCTCAATTTTATTTTAGAACAACAGATGTTACAGGGAATATAAAATTACCAGAAGGAAAAGAGATGGTAATGCCAGGTGACCACATAGATATGGAAGTTGAGTTAATAACTCCTATAGCAATGGATGAAGGATTAAGATTTGCTATAAGAGAAGGTGGAAGAACGGTAGGATCTGGAGTTGTTTCTAAAATAAATAAATAG
- the fusA gene encoding elongation factor G: MAREFVLEKFRNIGIMAHIDAGKTTTTERILFYTGKTHKIGEVHEGQATMDWMVQEQERGITITSAATTCQWKDYVINIIDTPGHVDFTVEVERSLRVLDGAVTVLDAKSGVEPQTETVWRQADKYRVPRIVYVNKMDATGANFYNCVDSIKNRLRANAVPVQIPIGSESEFKGMIDLIENVAIIYKNDLGTEISRENIPEDYKDDANKYRELMIEAIAETDEELMMKFLDGEEISSDELKAALRRAVISIQVIPVICGSSYKNKGVQEMIDAAVEYLPSPLDIDAVKGVDLEGNEDSREASDDAPMSALAFKIQTDPFIGRLAYTRVYSGVLKSGSYVYNSTKGKKERIGRLLKMHANNRQEVDELRAGDLGAIVGLKDTTTGDTLCDDANKIILENMEFPEPVISVAIEPKTKASQEKMGLSLAKLAEEDPTFKTYTDQETNQTIISGMGELHLEIIVDRLQREFKVECNVGKPQVAYKETIRKQVTCEGKYIRQSGGRGQYGHCVIDLIPCIGDYEFENAIVGGVIPKEYIPAVDNGIRNAALNGVIGGYPTINFKVKLHDGSYHDVDSSEMAFEFAGSMAFKNGMAKADPVLLEPIVKVEVTVPEEYMGDVMGDLNSRRGRIEGMEARFGAQIIKAQVPMSEMFGYATVLRSRTQGRGTYSMEFDHYDEVPKNIQEQIIKNK; this comes from the coding sequence ATGGCTAGAGAATTTGTTTTAGAAAAATTTAGAAATATAGGAATTATGGCTCATATAGATGCTGGTAAAACTACTACAACAGAGAGAATTTTATTTTATACAGGTAAAACACATAAAATAGGTGAAGTGCATGAAGGTCAGGCTACAATGGACTGGATGGTTCAAGAACAAGAAAGAGGTATAACGATAACTTCAGCGGCTACAACTTGTCAATGGAAAGATTATGTAATTAACATAATAGATACTCCTGGACACGTTGACTTTACAGTTGAGGTAGAGAGATCGTTGAGAGTTTTAGATGGAGCCGTAACTGTTCTTGATGCTAAAAGTGGTGTTGAACCCCAAACTGAAACTGTTTGGAGGCAAGCAGATAAATATAGAGTGCCTAGAATAGTTTATGTTAATAAAATGGATGCTACAGGTGCCAATTTTTATAATTGTGTAGATTCAATAAAAAATAGATTAAGAGCTAACGCAGTTCCTGTACAAATACCTATAGGTAGTGAATCAGAGTTTAAGGGAATGATTGATTTAATTGAAAATGTAGCAATAATTTATAAAAATGATTTGGGGACTGAGATTTCAAGAGAAAATATACCAGAAGATTATAAAGATGATGCTAATAAATATAGGGAACTTATGATTGAAGCTATAGCTGAAACAGATGAAGAACTTATGATGAAGTTCTTAGATGGTGAAGAAATAAGTTCTGATGAATTAAAAGCTGCCCTTAGAAGAGCTGTTATTTCTATACAAGTGATACCTGTTATATGTGGATCTTCTTATAAAAATAAAGGTGTTCAAGAAATGATAGATGCCGCTGTTGAATATTTACCGTCACCACTTGATATTGATGCTGTAAAAGGTGTTGATTTAGAAGGAAATGAGGATTCAAGAGAAGCAAGTGATGATGCACCTATGTCAGCATTGGCTTTTAAAATACAAACTGATCCGTTTATTGGAAGACTTGCATATACTAGGGTTTATTCTGGTGTGTTAAAAAGTGGATCTTACGTTTATAATTCTACAAAAGGGAAAAAAGAAAGAATTGGAAGGCTTCTAAAGATGCATGCTAATAACAGGCAAGAAGTAGATGAATTAAGAGCTGGAGATTTAGGAGCTATTGTTGGATTAAAAGATACGACAACTGGAGATACTTTATGTGATGATGCAAACAAAATTATACTTGAGAATATGGAATTTCCAGAACCAGTTATATCTGTAGCTATAGAACCTAAGACTAAGGCTAGTCAGGAAAAAATGGGGTTATCTTTGGCTAAATTAGCAGAAGAAGATCCTACATTTAAAACATATACTGATCAGGAAACAAATCAAACTATAATATCTGGAATGGGCGAATTACATCTTGAAATTATTGTAGATAGATTACAAAGAGAGTTTAAGGTTGAGTGCAATGTAGGTAAACCTCAGGTTGCTTATAAAGAAACAATAAGAAAACAAGTTACATGTGAAGGAAAGTATATAAGGCAGTCAGGAGGTAGAGGTCAATACGGACATTGCGTTATAGATCTTATACCATGTATAGGTGATTATGAGTTTGAAAATGCGATAGTTGGTGGAGTTATACCAAAAGAATATATACCAGCTGTTGATAATGGTATTAGAAATGCAGCACTTAATGGAGTTATAGGAGGATATCCAACAATTAATTTTAAGGTTAAATTACATGATGGATCATATCATGATGTTGATTCCTCTGAAATGGCATTTGAATTTGCTGGTTCTATGGCATTTAAAAATGGTATGGCTAAAGCAGATCCTGTATTGTTAGAACCTATAGTGAAAGTAGAAGTAACCGTACCTGAAGAGTATATGGGAGATGTTATGGGTGATTTAAATTCACGTAGAGGAAGAATAGAGGGAATGGAAGCAAGATTTGGAGCACAAATAATAAAAGCTCAAGTTCCTATGTCTGAGATGTTTGGATATGCTACAGTTTTAAGATCTAGAACCCAAGGAAGAGGTACTTACAGTATGGAGTTTGATCATTATGATGAGGTTCCTAAAAATATTCAAGAACAAATAATTAAGAATAAATAG
- the rpsG gene encoding 30S ribosomal protein S7, with the protein MPRKGHISKRVILPDPMYNNLVVTKLINNIMKDGKKGIAQKICYDAFKIVEEKTSKDALEVFESAMNNIMPILEIKSRRIGGATYQVPVEVRPERKQTLGIRWLLIASRKRNEKYMRERLANELIDASNNTGSAVKKREDTHKMAEANKAFAHYRY; encoded by the coding sequence ATGCCAAGAAAAGGACATATATCTAAAAGGGTAATTTTACCTGATCCAATGTATAATAACTTGGTTGTCACAAAACTTATAAATAATATAATGAAGGATGGTAAAAAAGGTATTGCTCAAAAGATATGTTATGATGCATTTAAAATAGTAGAAGAAAAAACATCTAAAGATGCTTTAGAAGTTTTTGAATCTGCTATGAATAATATAATGCCTATTTTAGAAATTAAATCACGAAGAATTGGTGGAGCTACATATCAGGTACCTGTAGAAGTAAGACCAGAAAGAAAGCAAACTTTAGGAATAAGATGGTTATTAATTGCTTCTAGAAAAAGAAATGAAAAATATATGAGAGAAAGATTAGCTAATGAATTGATAGATGCTTCTAATAATACTGGTTCAGCTGTTAAGAAGAGAGAAGATACTCATAAAATGGCTGAGGCTAATAAAGCGTTTGCACATTATAGGTATTAA
- the rpsL gene encoding 30S ribosomal protein S12, which yields MPTINQLIRNGRKKVAYKSTAPAMKGCPQVRGVCTLVKTMTPKKPNSALRKVARVRLSNGYEVTAYIPGEGHNLQEHSVVLIRGGRVKDLPGVRYHIIRGALDSSGVQDKMQARSKYGTKKAKKAAK from the coding sequence TTGCCAACTATTAATCAGTTGATTAGAAATGGTAGAAAGAAAGTAGCCTATAAATCAACAGCTCCAGCGATGAAAGGATGCCCGCAGGTTAGAGGAGTTTGTACATTAGTTAAAACTATGACTCCTAAAAAACCTAATTCAGCTTTAAGAAAAGTTGCTAGGGTTAGGTTGAGTAATGGTTATGAGGTTACTGCGTACATACCTGGAGAAGGACATAATTTACAAGAACACAGTGTTGTATTAATAAGAGGTGGAAGGGTAAAAGACCTACCAGGTGTTAGATATCATATAATAAGAGGTGCTCTTGATTCTTCAGGAGTTCAAGATAAAATGCAAGCAAGATCGAAATATGGAACTAAGAAGGCAAAAAAGGCTGCTAAATAA